A DNA window from Candidatus Hydrogenedentota bacterium contains the following coding sequences:
- the lsrF gene encoding 3-hydroxy-5-phosphonooxypentane-2,4-dione thiolase produces MPDAEKSAGAERKDYGIGVPMETPGFFLKGSAHLLWGAKNRLSQIFNPKSGRTVMLAFDHGYIMGPTTGLERLDLVVPPLIPHVDCLMCTRGGLRTCIPPEVRKPVVMRCSTGATVLRELSNEVIGVTVQEALALNASAITAQACIGAEFERETLANLSYLINEGSRYGLPTLGVTAVGKEMVRDARYLGLACRVIAELGVHFVKTYYCEPGFEEVVAGCPVPVVIAGGKKLPELDALKMAHKAIDQGAMGVDMGRNIFAADDPVAMAQAVGAVVHELAAPERAFELYNDLKGK; encoded by the coding sequence ATGCCTGATGCGGAAAAATCGGCCGGCGCGGAGCGCAAGGACTACGGGATCGGTGTCCCCATGGAGACGCCGGGCTTCTTCCTGAAGGGGTCCGCCCACCTTCTCTGGGGCGCGAAGAACCGCCTCTCCCAGATCTTCAACCCGAAGTCCGGCCGCACGGTGATGCTGGCCTTCGACCACGGGTACATCATGGGGCCGACGACGGGGCTGGAGCGCCTCGACCTGGTCGTGCCGCCCCTCATCCCCCATGTGGACTGCCTCATGTGCACGCGGGGCGGGCTGCGCACGTGCATTCCCCCGGAGGTGCGCAAGCCCGTCGTCATGCGGTGCAGCACCGGCGCCACGGTCCTGCGCGAGCTGAGCAACGAGGTCATCGGCGTGACGGTGCAGGAGGCGCTGGCGCTGAACGCGTCGGCCATCACCGCCCAGGCCTGCATCGGCGCGGAGTTTGAGCGCGAGACCCTGGCCAACCTGTCCTACCTCATCAACGAGGGCAGCCGCTACGGGCTGCCCACCCTCGGCGTCACCGCCGTGGGCAAGGAGATGGTCCGCGACGCGCGCTACCTCGGCCTGGCCTGCCGCGTCATCGCCGAGCTGGGCGTCCACTTCGTGAAGACCTACTACTGCGAGCCGGGCTTCGAGGAGGTGGTCGCCGGGTGCCCCGTGCCGGTGGTCATCGCGGGCGGCAAAAAGCTGCCCGAGCTGGACGCCCTCAAGATGGCCCACAAGGCCATAGACCAGGGCGCCATGGGCGTGGACATGGGCCGCAACATCTTCGCGGCCGACGACCCGGTTGCCATGGCGCAGGCCGTGGGCGCCGTGGTCCACGAGCTGGCGGCCCCGGAGCGGGCCTTTGAACTCTACAACGACCTGAAAGGCAAGTAA
- a CDS encoding dihydroxyacetone kinase subunit DhaK, translating to MAMKKLVNNPENLVQELLEGFALANAGKVALSGNNLVVRRTPKPLDKVAVVTLGGSGHEPALSGYVGEGMLDISVPGEVFAAPGPPRVVEALRAAKRDAGILLVVLNHAGDVMSAKLALDMAKREGITVRQVLTHEDISGGSRENPDDRRGLAGCLLVIKIAGAAAEQGRPLEECAALAERMEANMATLAVALSGATHPSTGEVIAEIPDGMMVVGMGQHGEAGGGTQPLKTADATAEIMLEALLADIQAQSGDELFVMLNGTGATTLMELYLVLRRVNQVLEAKGMTLARSLVGEFLTVQEMGGFQMCVGRLDDELKALWDAPCDSPVWTAR from the coding sequence ATGGCCATGAAAAAACTTGTCAATAACCCGGAAAACCTGGTGCAGGAGCTGCTGGAGGGCTTTGCCCTCGCAAATGCCGGCAAAGTCGCCCTTTCCGGAAACAATCTGGTGGTCCGCCGGACGCCGAAGCCCCTGGACAAGGTGGCGGTGGTGACCCTGGGCGGCAGCGGCCACGAGCCCGCCCTCAGCGGCTATGTGGGCGAGGGCATGCTCGACATCAGCGTGCCCGGCGAGGTTTTCGCCGCCCCCGGGCCGCCCCGGGTGGTGGAGGCCCTGCGCGCCGCGAAGCGCGACGCGGGCATTCTGCTGGTCGTGCTCAACCACGCGGGCGACGTCATGTCCGCCAAACTCGCCCTGGACATGGCCAAACGCGAGGGCATCACGGTCCGTCAGGTCCTCACGCACGAGGACATTTCCGGCGGTTCCCGCGAGAACCCGGACGACCGCCGCGGGTTGGCGGGCTGCCTGCTTGTGATCAAGATCGCCGGCGCGGCCGCCGAGCAGGGCCGCCCCCTGGAGGAGTGCGCCGCCCTCGCCGAGCGCATGGAGGCCAACATGGCCACCCTGGCCGTCGCCCTTTCCGGCGCGACCCACCCCAGCACGGGCGAGGTCATCGCGGAGATCCCCGACGGCATGATGGTCGTGGGCATGGGCCAGCACGGCGAGGCCGGCGGCGGCACCCAGCCCCTCAAGACGGCCGACGCCACGGCGGAGATCATGCTGGAGGCGCTGCTGGCCGACATCCAGGCCCAGTCCGGCGACGAGCTGTTTGTGATGCTCAACGGCACCGGGGCGACCACGCTCATGGAGCTGTACCTCGTGCTCCGGCGTGTCAACCAGGTGCTGGAGGCCAAGGGCATGACCCTGGCCCGGTCGCTGGTCGGCGAGTTCCTCACGGTGCAGGAGATGGGCGGGTTCCAGATGTGCGTCGGCCGTCTCGACGACGAGCTGAAGGCCCTCTGGGACGCCCCCTGCGACTCCCCCGTGTGGACGGCGCGGTAG
- the dhaL gene encoding dihydroxyacetone kinase subunit L: protein MAGHITVEIMADMLRGAVSEIRENHELLGRLDSVGGDGDHGTTMVRAMGAVEKAVGAAGGGLKALLYDVGWAVLGADGGSTGPLFGMLFMGMSDALGEEEGLDPALLAAAFRSGLASVRAQTKAQPGDKTMIDALVPAVEALCAAAEGGAEAAEMLRLAAEAARAGAEATSALQARFGRARNIKEQSIGTQDPGATSVSLIFKGFLKGAEQHA, encoded by the coding sequence GTGGCGGGGCACATCACGGTTGAAATCATGGCGGACATGCTCCGCGGGGCGGTGTCCGAAATCCGGGAGAACCACGAGCTGCTGGGCCGTCTGGACTCCGTCGGCGGCGACGGCGACCACGGCACCACCATGGTGCGCGCCATGGGCGCGGTGGAAAAGGCCGTCGGCGCGGCGGGCGGCGGGCTGAAGGCCCTGCTGTACGACGTCGGCTGGGCGGTCCTCGGCGCGGACGGCGGGTCCACGGGGCCGCTGTTCGGCATGCTGTTCATGGGCATGTCCGACGCCCTCGGCGAGGAGGAGGGGCTCGACCCGGCGCTGCTGGCCGCGGCGTTCCGGTCCGGCCTCGCCTCCGTGCGCGCCCAGACCAAGGCGCAGCCCGGCGACAAGACGATGATTGACGCGCTGGTGCCCGCCGTCGAGGCGCTGTGCGCGGCGGCGGAGGGCGGCGCGGAGGCGGCCGAGATGCTGCGCCTCGCCGCGGAGGCCGCCCGCGCGGGCGCGGAGGCGACCTCGGCCCTGCAGGCGCGCTTCGGGCGCGCCCGCAACATCAAAGAGCAGAGCATAGGAACCCAGGACCCGGGGGCCACCTCGGTGTCCCTCATTTTTAAGGGATTTCTAAAAGGAGCGGAACAACATGCCTGA
- a CDS encoding class I SAM-dependent DNA methyltransferase — MPISWNEIRQNAIHFSREWCEERREEAEAKTFWDEFFGVFGIRRRTVASFEEPVRGIKGTYGFIDLFWPKMALAEHKSRGHSLDKAESQAFRYIQDLAREGRAEESPRYVILSDFGRVVLYDLEPDEQLDLPLFDSIRFTREEFALADFHRNIHLFAFIPGYKQHKFEDQDPINLKAVEILGRLHDTLYDGGYRGHDLERFLVRVLFCLFAEDTGLFERETFRLYLENRTKPDGSDLGPHLARLFEVLDTPVEGRQANLDDTLAGFPHVNGALFAEHLRFADFNRAMRDALLASTRFDWSKISPAVFGSLFQSVMEPADRRQVGGHYTSERDILKIVRSLFLDDLAAEFERIKDNKPRLRAFLAKLRGLRLLDPACGCGNFLVIAYRELRRLELRALKALCGGQQEMDIRQMASVDVDQFFGIELMEWPARIAEVAMWLMDHQMNLELSEVFGEYVVRLPLRRSAHIAITNALRCDWSEVLPPGECSYVLGNPPFVGAKFQTPEQRQDMALVARDLPNYGLLDYVTGWYFKAADYLRETPIRAAFVSTNSISQGEQVGVLWGELLRRGVRIRFAHRTFPWESEARGKAHVHVVIIGFGHGDANGRTLYSYHGDAVTATKARNISPYLVEGPNAVIVNRSKPLCDVPEIGIGNKPIDDGNYLFTPEEKAEFLRLEPAAKPFFRPWTGADEFINGYTRWCLWLGDCPPEQLRRMPLAMERVQAVRAFRLASKSKPTNLLAQTPTRFHVENMPKGKFLVIPGVSSERRRYIPMGFLTPRYLASNLLNVVPKATLFDFGVLTSFMHMSWMRHVAGRLESRYRYSAKLVYNNFPWPKDISPKQKAAVEAAAADVLQVRKQYPNASLADLYDPHAMPGALLKAHTKLDRAVDRCYRSQPFSNDVDRMAYLFALYEAHTAPLSKPSPRRAKQGE; from the coding sequence ATGCCCATAAGTTGGAACGAGATTCGGCAGAACGCCATCCATTTCTCGCGCGAGTGGTGCGAGGAGCGCAGGGAAGAGGCCGAGGCCAAGACCTTCTGGGATGAGTTCTTTGGGGTTTTCGGCATCCGCCGCCGGACCGTCGCCAGTTTCGAGGAGCCCGTCCGGGGCATCAAGGGCACCTACGGGTTCATAGACCTTTTCTGGCCGAAGATGGCCCTCGCCGAGCACAAGAGCCGGGGGCATTCCCTCGACAAGGCCGAATCCCAGGCGTTCCGGTACATTCAGGATCTGGCCCGGGAGGGGCGGGCGGAGGAGTCCCCCCGTTATGTCATTCTCTCCGACTTTGGCCGTGTTGTTCTGTACGATCTGGAACCGGACGAGCAGCTGGACCTCCCGCTGTTCGACTCCATCCGCTTTACCCGGGAGGAGTTCGCCCTCGCCGATTTCCACAGGAACATCCACCTGTTCGCGTTCATCCCCGGATACAAGCAGCACAAATTCGAAGACCAGGACCCCATCAACCTGAAGGCGGTGGAAATCCTCGGGCGGCTGCACGACACGCTTTATGACGGCGGCTACCGCGGGCATGATCTGGAGCGCTTCCTGGTGCGGGTGCTTTTCTGCCTGTTCGCGGAGGACACGGGGCTTTTCGAGCGCGAAACCTTTCGCCTGTATCTGGAGAACCGGACCAAGCCCGACGGGTCCGATCTCGGGCCGCACCTGGCAAGGCTGTTCGAGGTGCTGGACACGCCCGTCGAGGGGAGGCAGGCGAACCTGGACGACACGCTGGCGGGCTTTCCGCATGTGAACGGCGCCCTCTTCGCGGAGCACCTGCGGTTTGCCGACTTCAACCGCGCCATGCGCGACGCGCTGCTCGCCTCCACGCGGTTCGACTGGTCCAAAATCTCCCCCGCCGTTTTCGGGTCCCTCTTTCAGTCCGTGATGGAGCCGGCGGACCGCCGGCAGGTGGGCGGCCACTACACCAGCGAGCGCGACATCCTGAAGATTGTGCGCTCCCTTTTCCTGGACGACCTCGCCGCCGAGTTCGAGCGCATCAAGGACAACAAGCCCCGGCTGCGGGCCTTTCTGGCCAAACTGCGCGGCCTGCGGCTGCTCGATCCGGCCTGCGGCTGCGGAAACTTCCTGGTCATCGCCTACCGCGAGCTCCGCCGCCTTGAGCTGCGCGCACTGAAGGCGCTCTGCGGCGGACAGCAGGAGATGGACATCCGCCAGATGGCGTCTGTGGACGTGGACCAGTTCTTCGGCATTGAGCTGATGGAATGGCCCGCCCGGATTGCCGAGGTGGCCATGTGGCTCATGGACCACCAGATGAACCTGGAGCTTTCGGAGGTCTTCGGGGAGTATGTGGTGCGCCTGCCGCTGCGCCGGAGCGCGCACATCGCCATCACCAACGCGCTGCGCTGCGACTGGTCGGAGGTGCTTCCCCCGGGCGAGTGCTCCTATGTGCTGGGAAATCCCCCTTTTGTCGGGGCCAAGTTTCAGACCCCGGAACAGCGCCAGGACATGGCCCTCGTGGCGAGGGACCTTCCCAACTACGGGCTGCTCGACTATGTGACCGGGTGGTATTTCAAGGCGGCGGACTACCTCCGCGAAACCCCCATCCGGGCCGCCTTCGTGTCCACCAACTCCATCTCACAGGGGGAGCAGGTGGGGGTGCTCTGGGGGGAACTGCTGCGCCGGGGCGTCCGCATCCGCTTCGCGCACCGCACCTTCCCCTGGGAAAGTGAGGCGCGCGGCAAGGCCCATGTCCATGTCGTGATCATCGGGTTCGGCCATGGCGACGCCAACGGACGCACGCTCTATTCCTACCATGGCGATGCGGTCACCGCCACCAAGGCCCGAAACATCAGCCCCTACCTCGTCGAGGGGCCGAACGCCGTGATTGTCAACCGGTCCAAACCCCTGTGCGATGTGCCGGAGATCGGCATCGGCAACAAACCCATAGACGACGGAAACTACCTGTTCACCCCGGAGGAGAAGGCCGAGTTCCTGCGGCTGGAGCCCGCCGCAAAGCCGTTCTTCCGTCCGTGGACGGGCGCCGATGAATTCATTAACGGATACACGCGCTGGTGCCTGTGGCTGGGGGACTGCCCGCCAGAACAGCTCCGGCGCATGCCCCTGGCCATGGAGCGCGTGCAGGCTGTCCGCGCCTTCCGGCTTGCAAGCAAGAGCAAGCCGACCAATCTGCTGGCTCAGACGCCGACAAGGTTCCATGTGGAGAACATGCCAAAGGGCAAGTTTCTGGTCATTCCGGGCGTTTCTTCCGAACGGCGCCGCTACATCCCCATGGGGTTTCTCACGCCCCGCTACCTGGCCAGCAACCTGCTGAACGTCGTTCCCAAGGCGACACTCTTCGACTTCGGCGTGCTCACGTCCTTTATGCACATGTCCTGGATGCGTCATGTGGCGGGGAGGCTTGAGTCTCGTTACCGCTACTCCGCGAAACTGGTCTACAATAATTTCCCCTGGCCGAAGGACATTTCCCCGAAGCAGAAGGCTGCCGTGGAGGCGGCGGCGGCGGACGTGCTGCAAGTCCGGAAGCAGTATCCGAACGCCTCGCTTGCCGACCTGTACGACCCCCACGCCATGCCGGGCGCCCTCCTCAAGGCCCACACCAAACTGGACCGCGCGGTGGACCGGTGCTACCGGTCCCAGCCGTTCTCCAACGACGTGGACCGCATGGCCTACCTGTTTGCCCTCTACGAGGCCCACACCGCGCCCCTTTCCAAGCCGTCCCCCAGGCGCGCCAAACAGGGGGAGTGA